A region of the Candidatus Neomarinimicrobiota bacterium genome:
GGGAAGGAGGGCGGTTACAATACCGATGCTACGCTCCACATATCCACGGGTCACCTCGGGATTGGCGGTGATATTACGGACAGTTCGTTTCGCCAGAACAATGCAGGCCTGACGGAGATGGCTGATACTCTTAAATAAGGACCAGGCAATCACCGGTTCCATCACGTTCAGTTGCAATTGTCCTGCCCCGGCTGCAAGGGTAATGGTTACATCATTGCCAATCACCTCAAAGGCTACCTGATTTACCACCTCGGGAATGACGGGATTTACCTTGCCGGGCATGATAGAGCTTCCGGGCTGGACAGGGGGGAGGTTGATTTCATGGAGTCCGGCACGTGGACCAGAAGCAAGGAGACGCAGATCATTGCAGATTTTATTCAGCTTGGTGGCAACCCGTTTCAGCACGCCGCTCACCTGCACATAGGCACCGGTATCCTGTGTGGCTTCCACCAGATTTTTGGCTGTGGCCATTTTTTTGCCGGTGATAGCCTCCAGGTGTTTTCTCACCGCTTCCGTGTATTCCGGATCGGCATTGAGTCCCGTCCCGATGGCTGTGGCTCCCATGTTGATCTCTTCCAGCAGTTTATCCAGCTCTTTCACCCGCTCAATATCCTCACTGATCATGATGGAAAAGCTGGAAAATTCCTGTCCAAGGGTCATGGGGACGGCATCCTGGAGTTGAGTCCGTCCCATTTTAATGATATCCTTAAATTCTTTGCTCTTTGCATTAAAAGCTTTGGAAAGCTGTTTCATGGCACCGATGAGAAGCTGCAGACTGAACCGCAGGGCAATACGCAATGCAGTGGGGTACACATCGTTGGTACTCTGGCTCAGATTAACATGATTGTTGGGATGGCAGTATGTGTACTCACCCCGTTTATGTCCCAAAATTTCCAAAGCCCGGTTGGCAATTACCTCGTTGGCATTCATATTGGTGCTGGTTCCGGCACCACCCTGGTATACATCCACTACAAAAGCTTCATGATGGCTCCCGTCGATAATTTCATCACATGCCTGAATCATGGCGTTTGCTACGGATTCATCCAGTTTTCCAAGCTCATGATTGGCCATGGCTGCCGCTTTTTTCACCATCGCCAAAGATTTGACCAGCGCAGGAACCTTGCTGATGCCGATACGTGAGATTGGGAAATTTTCCAGGGCTCTCAGAGTCTGAATGCCATACAGA
Encoded here:
- the aspA gene encoding aspartate ammonia-lyase, which encodes MKKNEILAILESQPLFKSFQKKDLDIVVRLSRVKTYPKDEFLFHESMPREALYIILSGRLTILQGIGDEMMPKAMYQAGSVISERILRQDHSPHKTSGQAATVLKTLELDFQGLEKLRNHYKEIYDRLQKNAYKAFAHSMIHVQSPEGTDVVHHTRKEHDLLGERDVPEEALYGIQTLRALENFPISRIGISKVPALVKSLAMVKKAAAMANHELGKLDESVANAMIQACDEIIDGSHHEAFVVDVYQGGAGTSTNMNANEVIANRALEILGHKRGEYTYCHPNNHVNLSQSTNDVYPTALRIALRFSLQLLIGAMKQLSKAFNAKSKEFKDIIKMGRTQLQDAVPMTLGQEFSSFSIMISEDIERVKELDKLLEEINMGATAIGTGLNADPEYTEAVRKHLEAITGKKMATAKNLVEATQDTGAYVQVSGVLKRVATKLNKICNDLRLLASGPRAGLHEINLPPVQPGSSIMPGKVNPVIPEVVNQVAFEVIGNDVTITLAAGAGQLQLNVMEPVIAWSLFKSISHLRQACIVLAKRTVRNITANPEVTRGYVERSIGIVTALLPRLGYETCSTLAREALEKDKSIREIVLEKKLMTETELNKILKPETMIQWQI